The Biomphalaria glabrata chromosome 17, xgBioGlab47.1, whole genome shotgun sequence genome segment TTTCAGtggcttaaaatatttttcgaATTTTGTCACTTTTTCAAACAAGCTTTCTGTTTTCAGTTTCTAAGGCCGATCCACCATGGTGGATAATAATCACTGTCTTTATATGTAAAATACAATGGAGTGTTCTTCCTGatatgatctttgtaataaatagtgGTCCCGTTGGCCAGCCAGGCGATCCACCAACCAAACGTTCCGCTTGACAAGATCACGTGATCACAGCTGGACAAAATGGCGAAGTGACTTCCGGCATCCATTTTGGGTAAAAATGTAACGCTTGTATCATTAATGTTGTCTATACACCAAGTCAAATCGTCACTCGCCACCAGAAATGTTATGTTTTGATTGGGTAGTAATGACCTCATTTTAGCGAAGGCTTTGACAAAATAGGACGCTTTCGCAACTCCGTAGCCGAGTCTTTTATTTCTGGATAAGACTAAGTCGCCACGTCGAACGTGCACGCCGACTATCACGTGATTCTGTAGTTTTGATCTACAACTTGCAAGTACAGCGTCTGCTTCTTTCTGTATGGAAGGTACGAAAGTAAATTCCCGCCTAATTTCATCTTGAGCGTGCTGAAAATATCTCCAGCATTGCAAATATCCAGTGACAATAATGTTAATGGGTGGGAGATTCATAAGCTTTGACTCGAATATAGCAAAGGCTGACTCACTAACCCATTTCCATCTGTAaagcaaacacaaaaaaaatatttaaaaaaaaaagaatattttttttaaaagacaatattCCTTTATCCATTTTGTAAAGCGATTTCTAACTAATgattattacataaaaaaaaaatgaattatttttagaCCGCTCCATTCCCCTCCCCCCTGGAGAAAAAAGTTTCTGAAgccaatgtataaatctactacactttaAATTGTTCTAATGATATGCCCTTGAGATCTCCATTGAAAAGATGTTGCGTAAAATGTTCCTGATCATTAACATATTAAACCATGATTCAACTCTTATATGAATTAGTGCCGACATATTAAACCATGATTCAACTCTTATATGAATAGTGCCGACATGCAGAAATACTTGAAACTtttcatgtgaaaaaaaaaggttttagtgTGAACATATGTACAT includes the following:
- the LOC106077555 gene encoding galactoside alpha-(1,2)-fucosyltransferase 2-like isoform X1, with the protein product MRKCYFFFVCGCVIVNLGVYQFFQDLSVTDGQTDILHKPNNGFFPLRGPLKTPLLNEKLQLSKSHVVKFMLSFDSNNTQIDLHVYANSSANNERALTLPSSTQNPNNSLANESSSSTRTTTAQQSATSRAIATKLYLTTWFMGRLGNQMFIYASMVGLARAQNRVPVINSGGDLVNTFQITNLNENINTNRWKWVSESAFAIFESKLMNLPPINIIVTGYLQCWRYFQHAQDEIRREFTFVPSIQKEADAVLASCRSKLQNHVIVGVHVRRGDLVLSRNKRLGYGVAKASYFVKAFAKMRSLLPNQNITFLVASDDLTWCIDNINDTSVTFLPKMDAGSHFAILSSCDHVILSSGTFGWWIAWLANGTTIYYKDHIRKNTPLYFTYKDSDYYPPWWIGLRN
- the LOC106077555 gene encoding galactoside alpha-(1,2)-fucosyltransferase 2-like isoform X2; its protein translation is MRKCYFFFVCGCVIVNLGVYQFKSHVVKFMLSFDSNNTQIDLHVYANSSANNERALTLPSSTQNPNNSLANESSSSTRTTTAQQSATSRAIATKLYLTTWFMGRLGNQMFIYASMVGLARAQNRVPVINSGGDLVNTFQITNLNENINTNRWKWVSESAFAIFESKLMNLPPINIIVTGYLQCWRYFQHAQDEIRREFTFVPSIQKEADAVLASCRSKLQNHVIVGVHVRRGDLVLSRNKRLGYGVAKASYFVKAFAKMRSLLPNQNITFLVASDDLTWCIDNINDTSVTFLPKMDAGSHFAILSSCDHVILSSGTFGWWIAWLANGTTIYYKDHIRKNTPLYFTYKDSDYYPPWWIGLRN
- the LOC106077555 gene encoding galactoside alpha-(1,2)-fucosyltransferase 2-like isoform X3 produces the protein MAVHLKSSNPNTVSKSHVVKFMLSFDSNNTQIDLHVYANSSANNERALTLPSSTQNPNNSLANESSSSTRTTTAQQSATSRAIATKLYLTTWFMGRLGNQMFIYASMVGLARAQNRVPVINSGGDLVNTFQITNLNENINTNRWKWVSESAFAIFESKLMNLPPINIIVTGYLQCWRYFQHAQDEIRREFTFVPSIQKEADAVLASCRSKLQNHVIVGVHVRRGDLVLSRNKRLGYGVAKASYFVKAFAKMRSLLPNQNITFLVASDDLTWCIDNINDTSVTFLPKMDAGSHFAILSSCDHVILSSGTFGWWIAWLANGTTIYYKDHIRKNTPLYFTYKDSDYYPPWWIGLRN